A part of Bacillus rossius redtenbacheri isolate Brsri chromosome 1, Brsri_v3, whole genome shotgun sequence genomic DNA contains:
- the LOC134543097 gene encoding uncharacterized protein LOC134543097, translating to MLSCEEKSFSLIIQNLNVQGLNITEGSDMLQLLLEPSQIRNDIIMACFNKLSGQAVSFDVDKITLSNELFKFALQYGLCTKNEKDVITGTSSQDKQIAFWRNLFKKLVTFEKMESHDIDAVCNKIINRRFTAEFQELLTTQVNLAEMQLLGGKEELKTPKTEVVKTEPIDWFTEAVPVVAEKAKAIVKQEQSDGMEMLRLEKVDFTECLYRVKNSLPTERPKVGFKEFDSLMSKIHDSLTKLNDVAVNVCN from the exons ATGTTGTCCTGTGAAGAGAAGTCCTTCAGTTTGATTATACAAAATCTTAATGTGCAGGGTTTGAATATTACTGAGGGAAGTGATATGTTGCAGTTATTATTGGAACCCAGTCAAATTAGGAATGATATTATAATGGCTTGTTTCAATAAATTGAGCGGACAAGCTGTTTCGTTTGATGTAGACAAGATTACattgtcaaatg aactatTTAAATTTGCCCTGCAGTACGGCCTGTGCACGAAGAACGAAAAGGACGTGATCACG GGCACTAGCTCGCAAGACAAGCAAATTGCTTTCTGGAGGAACCTTTTCAAGAAACTTGTAACTTTTGAAAAAATGGAATCGCATGACATTGATGCtgtgtgtaataaaataattaatagaagaTTCACTGCAGAATTTCAG GAATTGTTAACAACGCAAGTGAATCTGGCTGAAATGCAACTTTTGGGGGGAAAGGAGGAGTTAAAAACACCCAAGACAGAAGTGGTGAAGACTGAGCCCATAGATTGGTTCACG GAAGCTGTTCCCGTAGTCGCGGAGAAAGCCAAGGCGATTGTGAAGCAAGAACAGAGTGATGGGATGGAAATGCTTCGTCTGGAGAAAGTTGATTTCACTGAATGTCTTTACAGGGTGAAAAATTCTTTACCTACAGAAAGACCGAAAGTAGGTTTTAAAGAATTTGATAGCCTGATGTCGAAGATTCATGACTCACTGACAAAACTGAATGATGTT GCTGTGAATGTTTGCAACTGA